In Microvenator marinus, one genomic interval encodes:
- a CDS encoding endonuclease/exonuclease/phosphatase family protein, with the protein MKVMTWNIRLGIQEGLDAIIEEIRTHNPDILALQEVGRHWKMGPPGDTTTSIASALGYFGSFAPCIVEDQHEYGHALLSRWPIEKAEVIQLPQDVDEPRALLYSEVAHPELKLKILSTHLSYIDDRALQAPVLLNSVRDRKPHLVLGDLNADDEPWLLEMDDLLNRAEQPLATYPTPEPRLNLDYLFSAGMWKEAQRLDTGESSDHYAVLGVLELPTFS; encoded by the coding sequence ATGAAGGTCATGACCTGGAATATCCGCCTCGGAATTCAAGAGGGCCTCGATGCCATCATCGAAGAGATCAGGACCCACAATCCGGATATTTTGGCCCTTCAAGAGGTAGGAAGACATTGGAAGATGGGCCCTCCCGGTGACACGACGACCAGTATCGCCAGCGCGCTCGGGTATTTTGGGTCCTTCGCGCCGTGCATTGTAGAAGACCAGCACGAATACGGTCATGCCTTGCTTTCACGTTGGCCCATCGAGAAGGCTGAGGTTATTCAGCTTCCTCAGGACGTTGATGAGCCCCGTGCGCTTCTTTACAGTGAAGTTGCACACCCAGAGTTGAAGCTGAAAATCCTTAGCACCCACCTCTCCTATATTGATGATCGAGCCCTTCAGGCACCCGTACTGCTTAACTCGGTGCGAGATAGAAAGCCACACCTCGTTTTAGGCGACCTGAATGCCGATGACGAGCCTTGGTTGTTGGAGATGGACGACTTGCTAAATCGTGCGGAACAGCCGCTTGCCACCTACCCTACCCCCGAGCCAAGACTAAATCTGGACTACCTTTTTTCGGCAGGTATGTGGAAAGAGGCCCAGCGACTCGACACCGGCGAGTCGTCAGACCATTACGCGGTGCTCGGGGTCTTGGAGTTGCCTACTTTTTCTTGA
- a CDS encoding PEGA domain-containing protein produces MNRLLRLRSFTAFMVLMSVALCAGPSFAQSGPAPKVFVLPTQSVNDSLSSIVPERIGEQTRNGIKQDKRVELMPSYEDVLKDLSGAGHSSAAIAQAEELYTSGIGLLTAGEDARAVEAFTRSVDLMEQNLDDVNNYDILADALANLALANFNAEFDVDARKRMKDFAHLRPDAELDPEKYDKTLLEVLKDEQEKVKRAKFGKLEITASEEGAKVFIDGIEKGATPLTVEDVGFGTHYMVVRGASGNVYTEKIRVRGRGKSQKFEAELAQSTANVEGATELPSYYVDLLNQTKTGKWGGSLLPYLTELANQTGSAYVGWVLMYREGTSYKAAPFVYSAAKNQVAQLEVVSFNLELSNLRTGVSTLTKTLVDAMATFPEGSVVTEVEVGQSAVARTKTTTPVKTAETKKEQKTLVPPPVVEQPPSEEFGTWSYVAAGGAVLVVGALIAGGVYLLVDDDNPSGANGFDAVISW; encoded by the coding sequence ATGAATCGTCTTCTAAGATTGCGGTCATTCACCGCGTTCATGGTCTTAATGTCGGTCGCGCTTTGCGCGGGGCCGAGCTTTGCCCAAAGTGGGCCGGCGCCAAAGGTTTTCGTTCTTCCGACACAAAGTGTCAATGACTCACTTTCGTCAATTGTTCCCGAGAGAATTGGGGAGCAGACCCGAAACGGGATCAAGCAAGACAAGCGTGTCGAATTGATGCCTTCGTATGAGGACGTCCTCAAGGATCTTTCGGGGGCGGGTCACTCGAGCGCGGCAATCGCTCAGGCTGAAGAGCTCTACACGTCCGGAATCGGTCTCTTGACCGCTGGTGAGGACGCAAGGGCGGTGGAAGCGTTCACGCGTTCCGTCGACCTGATGGAACAGAACCTCGATGACGTGAACAATTACGATATTCTGGCGGATGCCCTTGCGAATCTTGCGCTTGCGAATTTCAACGCGGAATTCGACGTGGATGCGCGCAAACGCATGAAGGATTTCGCGCATTTGCGTCCTGACGCTGAGCTCGACCCAGAGAAGTACGATAAAACACTTCTAGAAGTCCTTAAAGACGAGCAAGAGAAGGTCAAGCGCGCCAAATTCGGCAAGCTTGAAATCACCGCGAGCGAGGAAGGGGCCAAAGTATTCATTGACGGTATAGAGAAGGGCGCGACGCCGCTCACCGTCGAGGATGTTGGATTCGGCACACACTATATGGTGGTGCGAGGGGCGAGCGGCAACGTTTATACGGAGAAGATTCGCGTGCGGGGCCGCGGCAAGAGCCAGAAGTTCGAAGCTGAGCTCGCCCAGTCTACTGCCAATGTGGAGGGTGCCACCGAGCTTCCCTCCTATTACGTAGACCTCTTGAATCAAACCAAGACTGGCAAGTGGGGCGGAAGCCTTTTGCCTTATCTCACCGAGTTGGCCAATCAGACCGGATCCGCCTACGTGGGTTGGGTGTTGATGTACCGAGAGGGAACTTCCTACAAGGCGGCTCCTTTTGTTTATAGCGCTGCTAAGAACCAAGTGGCCCAGCTTGAGGTCGTCTCGTTCAATCTGGAACTCTCGAACCTTAGGACGGGCGTGAGCACGCTGACCAAGACCCTGGTAGACGCCATGGCCACGTTCCCTGAAGGCTCCGTGGTTACCGAGGTGGAAGTTGGGCAGTCTGCAGTAGCGCGAACAAAGACCACCACGCCGGTCAAGACGGCTGAGACTAAGAAAGAGCAGAAGACGCTTGTTCCACCACCCGTGGTCGAACAACCACCATCCGAAGAGTTTGGAACTTGGAGCTACGTCGCCGCTGGTGGTGCGGTACTGGTGGTAGGTGCATTGATTGCTGGCGGAGTCTATTTATTAGTGGATGACGACAATCCGTCTGGTGCAAACGGCTTTGATGCCGTTATTTCGTGGTGA
- a CDS encoding penicillin-binding protein — translation MSDKDERREFWIRMRMGAIAAFITLMLCAVIVRVYHLQVVQGAELAEKAVGQHMREIKLKARRGSILDRNRVELAVSVEAPSVFVRPREIKDKESVIRVLSEALELSPETVRKRVDSKSSFVWVKRQATPEAAAKIAEAELSGVGFTPESKRFYPLKERAGQLLGFVGIDSNGLEGIEQKFDTLLAGGDYFLKGYKDARGKTMLTVSTPEFREFEGKSVVLTIDERLQRVAEEAIREQAEAYQAKAAYAVVVDPKTGEVLAMANWPSFDPNRFREAKAADWRLRNVTDTFEPGSTFKPLVVAAALQEKSIRLNSTFDCENGRIRIGRYTIRDSHPEGILSVGEIVQESSNICSYKIAQTLGREKFYEYIKAFGFGRHTGLGMRGEQPGLVWPPDRWAEVSFANIAFGQGLTSTPLQMAMGIAAIANGGNLMKPQLIKEVVDKDGTVVKGFEPTLLRQVVSKDVAKQVAWTMTRVTKFGTGKRAQLEHFHVGGKTGTAQKVNPETRRYDPNMWIASFVGFAPAEDPEFVVLVMVDEPQKMHYGGVVAGPAFKKIMSEALTIRGVRPPPEDKLFTFDDEELEETEPLIELETESLPPIVLPQGDGFPDFRGLTLREALDKSRKMGILPGVEGWGKVVAQTPEAGSPIEEDFELSLVLSPASRQSLMAEEPSSGNLE, via the coding sequence ATGAGCGACAAGGATGAGCGCAGAGAGTTTTGGATCCGCATGAGGATGGGCGCGATTGCCGCCTTCATTACACTCATGCTCTGTGCAGTCATCGTTCGTGTTTACCACCTTCAAGTTGTTCAGGGGGCCGAGCTCGCCGAAAAGGCGGTTGGCCAACATATGCGTGAGATCAAGCTCAAGGCGAGGCGTGGCTCGATTTTGGACCGTAATCGCGTCGAGCTCGCGGTCAGTGTTGAAGCGCCAAGCGTGTTTGTTCGTCCACGCGAAATCAAAGACAAAGAATCGGTGATTCGGGTGCTGAGCGAGGCTCTTGAATTGAGTCCGGAGACTGTTCGGAAACGTGTCGATTCGAAGTCGTCCTTTGTTTGGGTGAAACGGCAGGCTACTCCTGAAGCCGCGGCAAAGATCGCCGAGGCGGAGCTCAGCGGTGTTGGATTTACGCCAGAGTCCAAGCGTTTCTATCCGCTCAAGGAGCGGGCAGGGCAGTTGTTGGGATTTGTCGGTATCGACTCTAATGGCCTCGAGGGAATTGAACAGAAGTTCGATACCTTGCTCGCCGGAGGCGACTACTTTTTGAAGGGGTATAAAGACGCGCGCGGAAAGACGATGCTGACCGTATCGACTCCTGAGTTTAGGGAGTTCGAGGGTAAGTCGGTCGTTTTGACAATTGATGAACGGCTCCAACGCGTGGCCGAAGAAGCGATCAGAGAGCAGGCGGAAGCGTATCAGGCAAAGGCCGCCTATGCCGTGGTCGTGGATCCTAAGACCGGCGAAGTCTTGGCCATGGCCAATTGGCCGAGCTTTGATCCGAATCGATTTAGGGAGGCCAAGGCGGCCGATTGGCGGCTTCGGAATGTGACCGACACCTTTGAGCCTGGTTCAACGTTCAAGCCCTTGGTTGTGGCGGCCGCTCTGCAGGAAAAGTCCATCCGGCTCAATTCCACCTTCGATTGTGAGAATGGTCGCATTCGAATTGGCCGTTATACGATTCGAGACTCTCATCCCGAAGGGATTTTGAGCGTGGGTGAGATCGTGCAGGAGTCGAGCAATATTTGTTCGTATAAGATTGCGCAGACCCTCGGGCGCGAAAAGTTCTACGAGTATATCAAGGCTTTCGGGTTTGGGCGTCACACGGGCCTCGGGATGAGGGGTGAGCAGCCAGGCCTTGTTTGGCCGCCTGACCGATGGGCGGAGGTCTCGTTTGCGAATATCGCATTCGGCCAGGGTTTGACTTCGACCCCACTTCAAATGGCCATGGGGATCGCGGCGATTGCCAACGGTGGAAACCTGATGAAGCCACAGCTCATCAAGGAAGTCGTGGACAAGGACGGCACGGTGGTCAAAGGCTTCGAGCCCACACTCTTAAGACAAGTCGTGAGTAAGGACGTTGCCAAGCAGGTGGCGTGGACCATGACCCGAGTGACGAAGTTCGGGACTGGAAAACGTGCGCAGCTCGAACACTTTCACGTCGGTGGAAAGACGGGCACGGCTCAAAAGGTCAATCCCGAGACGCGTCGGTACGACCCCAACATGTGGATTGCAAGTTTTGTGGGCTTTGCGCCTGCCGAAGATCCCGAGTTCGTGGTTCTCGTCATGGTTGATGAACCTCAGAAGATGCATTACGGCGGCGTGGTTGCTGGGCCAGCATTCAAGAAGATTATGTCAGAAGCACTGACAATCCGTGGAGTTCGTCCGCCTCCTGAAGACAAGCTCTTTACTTTCGATGACGAAGAGCTTGAAGAGACGGAGCCTTTGATCGAGCTCGAGACTGAGAGTCTGCCTCCAATTGTCCTTCCACAAGGCGACGGATTCCCCGACTTTCGTGGGTTAACGCTTCGCGAGGCGCTGGATAAATCCCGTAAAATGGGGATTTTGCCGGGGGTTGAAGGCTGGGGGAAGGTCGTAGCGCAGACCCCTGAGGCGGGAAGTCCTATCGAGGAAGATTTTGAGCTCTCCCTGGTGTTATCTCCAGCGAGTCGGCAATCATTGATGGCGGAAGAGCCATCTAGCGGAAATCTGGAATAG
- the rsmH gene encoding 16S rRNA (cytosine(1402)-N(4))-methyltransferase RsmH, whose product MSNLTYSSEYHTPVLVAEVLEYLAVKPGGRYLDATLGGGGHTQAILDLSAPTGQVVSIDRDPEAHEQARQRLSGYQGRFELVLGNYRDAPDLVEGKFDGMLLDAGVSSHQLDEAARGFSFREEGPLDMRMGPDAPRLDEWLGVVEEEELANALFHYGEIKASRRLAAAIKMDFAAGKLKTTQDLAQMCQRVLGGSGARRKTQIHPATLVFQALRIALNDELRGLERAVASIPELVKPGGRAVLISFHSLEDRIVKQGFKELAGENEEVDPVLRKLGMEKSKPEKVKILTRRPVEAGPDEVAANPRSRSAKLRAVEVL is encoded by the coding sequence GTGTCGAATCTCACTTATAGCAGTGAATACCATACCCCTGTGCTCGTAGCCGAGGTTCTAGAATACCTCGCTGTGAAGCCAGGCGGCCGGTATTTGGATGCGACTTTGGGAGGGGGAGGCCATACACAGGCCATACTCGATTTGAGCGCTCCGACCGGCCAAGTCGTCAGTATTGACCGCGACCCCGAGGCGCATGAACAAGCGCGTCAACGGCTCTCCGGGTATCAGGGCAGGTTCGAGCTGGTTCTAGGCAACTATCGAGACGCTCCTGACCTCGTTGAGGGCAAGTTTGACGGCATGCTGCTCGATGCAGGTGTGAGCTCGCATCAGCTTGACGAGGCAGCACGCGGATTCTCGTTTCGTGAAGAAGGTCCTCTCGACATGCGCATGGGGCCGGACGCCCCGCGTCTCGATGAATGGCTTGGCGTTGTGGAAGAGGAAGAATTGGCGAACGCGCTCTTTCATTACGGTGAAATCAAGGCGTCTAGGCGACTTGCTGCGGCGATCAAGATGGATTTTGCCGCTGGCAAGCTCAAGACCACCCAGGACCTTGCACAGATGTGTCAGAGAGTTCTCGGTGGTTCAGGGGCGAGAAGAAAGACGCAGATTCATCCGGCGACGCTTGTCTTTCAGGCGCTTCGTATCGCCCTGAACGATGAGTTGCGCGGCCTGGAGCGTGCCGTGGCCTCGATTCCAGAGCTCGTCAAGCCCGGCGGTAGAGCTGTTCTCATCAGCTTTCACTCGCTTGAAGACCGAATCGTCAAGCAGGGCTTTAAAGAGCTTGCCGGTGAGAATGAAGAGGTCGATCCGGTGCTGCGAAAGTTGGGTATGGAGAAGTCCAAGCCTGAGAAAGTGAAGATATTGACGCGACGTCCAGTGGAAGCTGGGCCCGATGAAGTGGCCGCAAATCCGCGCTCTCGAAGTGCAAAATTGCGTGCGGTTGAGGTTCTTTAA
- a CDS encoding UDP-N-acetylmuramoyl-L-alanyl-D-glutamate--2,6-diaminopimelate ligase produces MKATEIAKVEGVELVQEGQGEVFRVEFDSRRVQPGDLFVALVGQNSDGHRFVSMAVDRGASALLVSQDVDAPEHVSVLKVGDTRERLGLIAAKIYGHPSQNLKLIGITGTNGKTTSAAMVETLLASAGHVVGVFGTINIRWKNEVIPSINTTPESSEIQAILARMLADGVTHVVMEVSSHGLATHRLNGCAFDVGVFTNLTQDHLDFHGTFEAYEDAKALLFERYLPDSKRNGKVPAAVINSRDAAGMRLLDRVPDGVEILEFGTERGLRAVGSDFHYQLKGHPAFEGLHVEFRVPGEFNVENALGASLAVWACGVPAESIAHSWTQIRPPCGRLEEVVPGVYVDYAHTPDALERALRALRSVTENRLIVVFGCGGDRDREKRPLMGRVAEECSDLVIVTSDNPRTESPEEIMAEIAQGFTDERTQKLLIAKRREAIAQALVERANGDIVLIAGKGHETYQEIGRDRVHFSDHEVVREFLEGK; encoded by the coding sequence ATGAAAGCCACCGAAATCGCAAAGGTGGAGGGAGTCGAACTTGTCCAGGAAGGGCAGGGAGAGGTCTTCCGGGTGGAGTTTGATTCTCGGCGCGTTCAGCCTGGGGATCTCTTTGTGGCCCTGGTCGGCCAAAACTCGGATGGTCATCGGTTTGTTTCGATGGCGGTGGATCGCGGTGCGTCGGCGCTTCTAGTCTCGCAGGACGTTGACGCTCCTGAGCATGTAAGTGTGCTTAAGGTCGGCGATACTCGGGAGCGGCTGGGATTGATTGCCGCCAAGATTTACGGTCATCCGAGCCAAAACCTCAAATTGATAGGCATTACGGGGACTAATGGAAAGACGACCAGCGCCGCTATGGTGGAAACGCTCTTGGCTTCTGCAGGGCACGTAGTTGGCGTCTTTGGAACGATCAACATCCGTTGGAAGAACGAGGTCATTCCGAGCATCAATACAACTCCTGAAAGCTCGGAGATTCAGGCCATTCTGGCTAGAATGTTGGCCGATGGGGTGACGCATGTGGTCATGGAGGTTTCGTCCCATGGACTTGCGACCCACAGGCTCAATGGTTGCGCATTTGATGTTGGGGTCTTCACGAACTTGACCCAGGACCATCTCGACTTTCACGGCACGTTTGAAGCCTACGAGGACGCCAAAGCTCTACTTTTTGAAAGGTACCTTCCGGACTCCAAGCGGAACGGAAAAGTGCCAGCCGCGGTCATAAACTCGCGCGACGCTGCTGGTATGCGCTTGCTCGATAGAGTGCCCGATGGCGTCGAGATTCTTGAGTTTGGCACCGAGCGTGGACTCAGGGCTGTGGGATCGGACTTTCACTATCAGCTCAAAGGGCACCCGGCGTTTGAAGGCTTGCACGTAGAGTTTCGGGTACCTGGAGAATTTAACGTGGAGAACGCGCTTGGCGCTTCGCTGGCTGTATGGGCTTGCGGCGTTCCCGCTGAGTCCATCGCGCACTCTTGGACTCAGATTCGACCTCCATGTGGCCGGTTGGAAGAAGTCGTACCCGGAGTTTATGTGGACTACGCCCACACTCCGGATGCGCTTGAGAGGGCGTTGCGAGCTTTGCGCTCGGTTACCGAGAATCGACTCATCGTTGTATTCGGTTGTGGTGGCGACAGAGACCGCGAAAAACGCCCGCTTATGGGTCGTGTTGCCGAGGAGTGTTCGGACCTTGTGATCGTGACTTCGGACAATCCACGAACTGAAAGTCCAGAAGAAATCATGGCTGAGATCGCACAGGGTTTTACGGATGAGAGGACTCAGAAACTCTTGATTGCGAAACGTCGTGAGGCAATTGCTCAAGCCCTTGTTGAGCGAGCAAATGGCGATATTGTTCTCATCGCCGGAAAGGGCCACGAGACCTACCAGGAGATTGGAAGGGACCGCGTTCATTTTAGTGATCACGAAGTCGTTCGAGAATTTCTGGAGGGGAAATGA
- a CDS encoding cell division protein FtsL, with amino-acid sequence MKEKVLDMCMDAGRLGAAIFAVSLASSILIFHVWNEYQITHLGYEISRVTNEHRELVEENRKLSIEVAVQGRTERMAEVARTRFGLEPVSPDQIRPIQLESNPSKPMVHAALDPR; translated from the coding sequence ATGAAGGAAAAAGTGCTCGACATGTGCATGGATGCTGGCAGACTAGGGGCAGCAATATTCGCTGTAAGTTTGGCGTCCTCGATTCTGATTTTCCACGTGTGGAATGAGTATCAGATTACTCATTTGGGATACGAGATTTCACGAGTCACCAACGAGCATCGCGAACTTGTGGAAGAGAACCGAAAACTAAGTATTGAAGTCGCTGTTCAAGGAAGAACGGAGCGCATGGCTGAAGTTGCACGGACCCGATTTGGATTGGAACCCGTCAGCCCCGACCAGATCCGGCCGATTCAACTCGAATCAAATCCTTCCAAACCTATGGTGCATGCGGCTCTCGACCCACGATGA
- a CDS encoding sensor histidine kinase has product MKFSIATKIFLAFTATIVVFGTVLVFGVWRTQKTLERVQAVNQTIVPLSLSLSDIQTDLRSFSLILNERDPLVLRRTIQVTRLAPSVPDRFERRIRQSVELSASPLLAPAVDIEFSNRVQDLESAIKTFSQDSKSLTQLVLDDRREDDDRIVEAQTKLRDHVRRIDSELTALRAELRRATDKNIKEANQFERSSLYILAVSTGVALFVALVLLFAVSMTMRRLTHLTAAAKRIGAGDYSPLQAANKAPSDEIGTLFREFDQMARSIAERDQQLREQHARFVKTERLATIGRMTSLITHELRNPLSSINLNAEMVYDSMSHESSDPEVMEHLNTIIHEVDRLKDITEQYLVYARLPAPKFEAFSLRELVENLVDFHTWEWQDLGAEVQVEGEDPQIFADPGQIRQALLNIIKNAVEAGDSDQTILVRIEDGDDHVTLSIEDHSGGLPDVDLEKIFEPFYTTKQSGTGLGLAMTQQIIDEHGGKLRVEATENGTRFIIELKKENS; this is encoded by the coding sequence ATGAAGTTTAGCATCGCAACAAAAATCTTTCTTGCCTTCACAGCGACCATCGTCGTCTTTGGCACGGTGCTCGTTTTTGGAGTGTGGCGAACGCAGAAGACGCTCGAGCGTGTTCAGGCAGTAAATCAGACCATTGTCCCCCTCTCCCTTAGCCTCTCAGACATTCAAACCGACTTGCGGAGCTTCAGCCTCATCCTCAACGAGCGCGACCCACTCGTGCTTCGTAGAACCATTCAGGTCACTCGGCTCGCACCATCAGTGCCCGATCGGTTCGAACGCCGCATCCGACAAAGTGTAGAGCTCAGCGCAAGCCCTTTGCTCGCACCGGCTGTGGATATCGAATTTTCCAACCGCGTGCAGGATTTGGAGAGTGCAATTAAGACCTTCTCTCAAGACTCCAAATCCCTGACCCAACTCGTGCTCGACGACCGACGCGAAGATGATGACCGAATCGTTGAAGCTCAGACCAAACTTCGGGACCACGTCCGACGAATCGACTCCGAATTGACCGCTTTGCGTGCCGAGCTTAGGAGAGCCACGGACAAGAACATCAAAGAGGCGAACCAGTTCGAACGCTCGAGCCTCTACATCCTGGCAGTTTCTACGGGAGTCGCCCTTTTCGTGGCGCTCGTCCTCTTGTTTGCCGTATCCATGACCATGCGACGCCTGACCCATCTCACTGCAGCGGCAAAACGAATCGGGGCCGGGGACTATTCGCCGCTTCAGGCGGCCAACAAAGCCCCATCAGACGAAATCGGAACACTCTTTAGGGAATTCGACCAAATGGCACGCTCGATCGCCGAACGAGACCAGCAACTGCGCGAACAACACGCACGCTTCGTCAAGACCGAGCGACTCGCCACGATCGGCCGCATGACCTCCCTGATTACGCACGAATTGAGAAACCCGCTCAGTAGCATCAACCTGAACGCTGAAATGGTCTACGACTCGATGAGCCACGAGAGCTCCGACCCCGAAGTCATGGAGCACCTAAACACCATCATTCACGAAGTCGACCGCCTCAAGGACATCACCGAGCAATACCTCGTCTACGCACGGTTGCCCGCCCCCAAGTTCGAAGCCTTTTCGCTTCGCGAGCTGGTCGAGAATCTAGTCGATTTCCATACCTGGGAATGGCAAGACCTTGGCGCCGAAGTTCAAGTGGAGGGTGAAGATCCACAGATCTTTGCCGACCCAGGACAAATTCGGCAGGCACTGCTGAACATCATCAAAAACGCGGTTGAAGCCGGAGACTCAGATCAAACCATTTTGGTTCGTATCGAAGATGGCGACGATCATGTCACCCTCTCAATCGAAGACCACTCAGGCGGGCTTCCTGATGTAGACCTCGAAAAGATCTTCGAGCCCTTCTACACAACCAAACAATCGGGAACAGGCCTCGGTCTCGCCATGACGCAACAGATCATCGACGAACATGGCGGAAAACTAAGAGTCGAAGCGACAGAGAATGGCACCCGCTTTATCATCGAGCTAAAGAAGGAGAATTCATGA
- the mraZ gene encoding division/cell wall cluster transcriptional repressor MraZ, with product MFRGQYEHTMDSKGRVSLPARFREVLTELASSPENADRVILTRTFQKCLVLYPLEQWMNFEEKVRQLPQFDPRVQQLKRVYIAGAVECSLDSHGRVLIPQPMREFAGFERELNWVGQLDTMELWSKSRWESALDDAMQDPKGLAEAMANLGL from the coding sequence ATGTTCCGAGGCCAGTACGAACACACGATGGATTCAAAGGGGCGCGTAAGCCTCCCGGCGAGGTTTCGTGAGGTTCTAACGGAGTTGGCCTCAAGCCCGGAAAACGCTGATCGAGTCATACTGACGCGTACTTTTCAGAAGTGTTTGGTTCTTTATCCACTCGAGCAGTGGATGAACTTTGAAGAGAAAGTTCGACAGCTCCCGCAATTTGACCCGCGCGTACAACAGCTCAAGCGAGTCTACATTGCGGGTGCCGTCGAGTGTTCTCTGGACAGTCATGGTCGTGTGTTGATTCCCCAGCCAATGCGTGAATTCGCTGGTTTTGAGCGAGAGCTCAATTGGGTGGGTCAACTGGACACGATGGAGCTTTGGTCGAAGTCCCGTTGGGAATCCGCGCTCGACGATGCGATGCAGGATCCCAAAGGATTGGCCGAGGCGATGGCAAACCTTGGACTCTAG